A genome region from Penaeus chinensis breed Huanghai No. 1 chromosome 15, ASM1920278v2, whole genome shotgun sequence includes the following:
- the LOC125032783 gene encoding phosphatidylinositol N-acetylglucosaminyltransferase subunit C-like, whose translation MTEWSRVLWKKQPYPDNYVGDSFLRVSKKRREVTYGQAFYSATAVTQEICSCLILVAVFCGLSEGHMKAASVLIFTAVLGVTGYFITRSQLKSSARDDIKLVCFYVVLISCASPVVKSLTGSVATDTINACTTALLLLRIVHQDYGALVAIVNPTVSHNLGVFASVCLASRLGSDRDVFALMTLAVALFALFPGFRKYCRAKLGTTLDLFFTVFVVAITAVGLWLYAAHLMPLLAFALVTCNGIIPALFVALQGHKQNIYGPWDEAQIEDQ comes from the exons ATGACGGAGTGGAGTCGAGTGCTGTGGAAGAAGCAGCCTTACCCAGACAACTACGTCGGCGACTCCTTCCTCAGAGTTAGCAAGAAAC GTCGGGAAGTGACATACGGACAAGCTTTTTATTCAGCAACAGCCGTTACCCAGGAAATATGCAG CTGTCTCATCCTGGTTGCAGTATTCTGTGGGCTTTCAGAAGGTCACATGAAAGCTGCAAGTGTTTTGATATTCACAGCTGTTCTGGGTGTTACAGGATATTTCATTACCAGATCTCAGCTCAAATCTTCAG ccaGAGATGATATCAAATTGGTGTGCTTCTATGTAGTACTGATCTCTTGTGCATCACCAGTGGTTAAGAGTTTGACAGGCAGTGTTGCCACAGACACAATTAATGCTTGTACAACTGCATTGCTACTGTTAAGGATAGTCCACCAGGACTATGGTGCTCTTGTTGCAAT AGTGAATCCAACAGTGTCACATAACCTGGGAGTATTTGCATCAGTGTGTCTCGCATCTAGACTTGGAAGTGACAGGGATGTGTTTGCCTTGATGACACTGGCTGTGGCTTTGTTTGCCCTCTTCCCAGGATTCAGGAAATATTGTAGG GCTAAACTCGGAACAACCTTGGAcctttttttcactgtttttgtGGTTGCCATCACAGCCGTTGGCCTTTGGTTGTATGCAGCACATCTCATGCCCCTCTTAGCCTTTGCTCTTGTTACCTGCAATGGCATCATCCCAGCACTCTTTGTTGCACTTCAAGGACACAAGCA gAATATTTATGGTCCCTGGGATGAAGCACAGATTGAAGATcagtaa